The following are from one region of the Mustela lutreola isolate mMusLut2 chromosome 9, mMusLut2.pri, whole genome shotgun sequence genome:
- the PRELID3B gene encoding PRELI domain containing protein 3B, translated as MKIWTSEHVFDHPWETVTTAAMQKYPNPMNPNVVGVDVLDRHVDPSGKLHSHRLLSTEWGLPSIVKSLIGAARTKTYVQEHSVVDPVEKTMELKSTNISFTNMVSVDERLIYKPHPQDPEKTVLTQEAIITVKGVSLSSYLEGLMASTISSNANKGREAMEWVIHKLNAEIEELTASARGSIRTPMAAAAFVEK; from the exons CCACCCGTGGGAAACCGTTACGACAGCCGCAATGCAGAAATACCCAAACCCTATGAACCCGAACGTGGTTGGGGTTGATGTGCTGGACAGACACGTGGATCCTTCTGGAAAGCTGCATAGCCATAGACTTCTCAGCACAGAGTGGGGACTGCCTTCCATTGTGAAATCT CTCATTGGTGCTGCAAGAACTAAAACATACGTGCAAGAACATTCTGTAGTTGATCCTGTAGAGAAGACAATGGAACTTAAATCTACTAAC atttcatttacaaatatgGTTTCAGTAGATGAGAGACTTATATACAAACCACATCCTCAGGACCCAGAAAA AACTGTTCTGACTCAAGAAGCCATAATCACTGTGAAAGGAGTCAGTCTCAGCAGTTACCTTGAAGGACTCATGGCAAGTACGATATCTTCAAATGCTAATAAA ggCCGAGAAGCAATGGAATGggtaatacataaattaaatgcTGAGATTGAAGAATTGACGGCTTCGGCGAGAGGGAGCATAAGGACACCGATGGCAGCTGCGGCATTTGTAGAGAAATGA